The Petropleomorpha daqingensis genome includes a window with the following:
- a CDS encoding KamA family radical SAM protein: MLEQPYEYSARPLVEPDWRRLPGFAEATEAEWRSAQWQRAHCVKNVRQLRGVYGDLLDESFYADVEADQAGRATMSLLLPPQMLNTMVPHEVPSTAAMLADPVRRYMLPVASDRLPGAAASHPYAARDSLHEHEMWAVEGLTHRYPTKVLAELLSTCPQYCGHCTRMDLVGNSTPAVPKLKFELKPVDRQTAMLEYLRATPGVRDVVVSGGDVANLPFKNLEAFVAGLLEIDSIRDIRLASKALMGLPQHWLQDDVVEGMARLATTARERGVSLAVHTHVNAAQQVTPLVAEAARAMLAAGVRDVRNQGVLLRGVNASATQLLDLCFTLLDGAGITPYYFYMCDMIPSAEHWRVSLAQAQTLQHDIMGYLPGFATPRIVCDVPYVGKRWVHQVAEYDRERGISYWTKNYRTGIEREDEAALDRRYTYYDPIATLPESGQAWWTERSHDPVAADLAAASSRAASAADLLR; this comes from the coding sequence ATGCTGGAGCAGCCCTACGAGTACTCCGCCCGGCCTCTCGTCGAGCCGGACTGGCGTCGCCTGCCCGGGTTCGCCGAGGCGACCGAGGCCGAGTGGCGCAGCGCCCAGTGGCAGCGCGCGCACTGCGTGAAGAACGTCCGCCAGCTGCGCGGCGTGTACGGCGACCTGCTCGACGAGTCCTTCTACGCCGACGTCGAGGCCGACCAGGCCGGCCGGGCGACGATGTCGCTGCTGCTCCCGCCGCAGATGCTCAACACGATGGTGCCGCACGAGGTGCCCTCGACCGCGGCCATGCTCGCCGACCCGGTGCGCCGCTACATGCTCCCGGTCGCCTCGGACCGGCTGCCCGGCGCGGCCGCCAGCCACCCCTACGCCGCCCGCGACTCGCTGCACGAGCACGAGATGTGGGCCGTCGAAGGGCTGACCCACCGCTACCCCACCAAGGTGCTCGCCGAGTTGCTCTCGACCTGCCCGCAGTACTGCGGCCACTGCACGCGGATGGACCTGGTCGGCAACTCGACGCCCGCCGTCCCGAAGCTGAAGTTCGAGCTCAAGCCGGTCGACCGGCAGACGGCGATGCTGGAGTACCTGCGCGCCACGCCCGGCGTGCGCGACGTCGTCGTCTCCGGCGGTGACGTGGCCAACCTGCCGTTCAAGAACCTCGAGGCGTTCGTCGCCGGCCTGCTGGAGATCGACTCGATCCGTGACATCCGGCTGGCGTCCAAGGCGCTCATGGGGCTGCCCCAGCACTGGCTGCAGGACGACGTCGTCGAGGGCATGGCCCGGCTGGCGACGACAGCCCGCGAGCGCGGCGTCTCCCTGGCCGTGCACACCCACGTCAACGCCGCCCAGCAGGTGACCCCGCTGGTCGCCGAGGCGGCACGGGCGATGCTGGCCGCCGGTGTGCGGGACGTGCGCAACCAGGGCGTGCTGCTGCGCGGTGTCAACGCCTCGGCCACCCAGCTGCTCGACCTGTGCTTCACGCTGCTCGACGGCGCGGGCATCACGCCCTACTACTTCTACATGTGCGACATGATCCCGTCGGCCGAGCACTGGCGGGTGTCGCTGGCCCAGGCGCAGACCCTGCAGCACGACATCATGGGTTACCTGCCCGGGTTCGCCACGCCGCGGATCGTGTGCGACGTCCCCTACGTCGGCAAGCGCTGGGTGCACCAGGTCGCCGAGTACGACCGCGAGCGCGGCATCAGCTACTGGACGAAGAACTACCGCACAGGCATCGAGCGCGAGGACGAGGCGGCGCTGGACCGGCGCTACACCTACTACGACCCGATCGCGACCCTGCCGGAGAGCGGGCAGGCGTGGTGGACCGAACGGTCCCATGATCCGGTGGCGGCCGACCTGGCCGCGGCGTCGTCCCGGGCCGCGTCGGCGGCCGACCTGCTGCGCTGA
- a CDS encoding MBL fold metallo-hydrolase, with translation MTDLARTARIDVLVEGYARMPHVAGTVSLVRDGDRVVVVDPGMVADRELILGPLRALGIAPEEVTDVVVSHHHLDHTVNIALFPVVPVHDFRSVIEGDRLTLRPADGFELSPGIRLLATPGHTPQDITTLVGTPEDVVALTHLWWTEEGPADDPYAPDRALLQQQRERVLGLASLVIPGHGAPFRPGTATPR, from the coding sequence GTGACCGACCTCGCGCGCACGGCCCGGATCGACGTCCTGGTGGAGGGCTACGCGCGCATGCCGCACGTGGCCGGGACGGTGAGCCTGGTCCGCGACGGCGACCGGGTGGTCGTGGTCGATCCGGGCATGGTCGCCGACCGCGAGCTGATCCTCGGACCCCTGCGCGCTCTCGGGATCGCGCCGGAGGAGGTCACCGACGTCGTGGTCAGCCACCACCACCTCGACCACACGGTGAACATCGCGCTGTTCCCGGTCGTCCCGGTGCACGACTTCCGGTCGGTGATCGAGGGCGACCGGCTCACCCTGCGCCCGGCCGACGGGTTCGAGCTCAGCCCGGGCATCCGGCTGCTGGCCACGCCGGGGCACACGCCGCAGGACATCACGACGCTCGTCGGCACGCCTGAGGACGTCGTCGCGCTGACCCACCTGTGGTGGACCGAGGAGGGGCCGGCCGACGACCCGTACGCCCCGGACCGCGCGCTGCTGCAGCAGCAGCGCGAGCGGGTGCTCGGGCTGGCGTCCCTGGTCATCCCGGGGCACGGGGCGCCGTTCCGCCCGGGTACGGCCACCCCGCGCTGA
- a CDS encoding Lrp/AsnC family transcriptional regulator, with protein sequence MSSSSSPGEPGGASPDVDRALLAALARDGRASYTDLAERVGLSVSAVHQRVRRLEQRGLIKGYTATLDAKALGLPLTAFVSITPIDVAQPDDAPARLAHLTEIEECHSVAGVESYILKVRVASPDALEGLLAAIRKAANVTTRTTVVLSTFYEDRPPI encoded by the coding sequence GTGAGCTCGTCGTCCTCCCCGGGTGAGCCCGGCGGCGCCTCGCCCGACGTCGACCGCGCCCTGCTCGCCGCGCTCGCCCGGGACGGGCGGGCCAGCTACACCGACCTGGCCGAGCGGGTCGGCCTGTCGGTGTCGGCGGTGCACCAGCGGGTGCGGCGGCTGGAGCAGCGCGGGCTGATCAAGGGCTACACCGCCACCCTGGACGCCAAGGCGCTCGGGCTGCCGCTGACCGCGTTCGTGTCGATCACGCCGATCGACGTCGCCCAGCCCGACGACGCCCCGGCCCGGTTGGCGCACCTGACCGAGATCGAGGAGTGCCACTCGGTCGCCGGGGTGGAGAGCTACATCCTCAAGGTGCGGGTCGCCTCACCGGACGCGCTCGAGGGGCTGCTGGCCGCGATCCGCAAGGCCGCCAACGTCACCACCCGCACGACAGTGGTGCTCTCCACGTTCTACGAGGACCGCCCGCCGATCTGA
- a CDS encoding nuclear transport factor 2 family protein: MDRLEALYAAFNARDIDGVLAALATDVDWPNAWEGGRVVGHDAVRDYWTRQWAQLAPTVTPVRTTELPDGRVAVEVAQVVRALDGTVLREATVRHVYTFRNGLVARMDVED; the protein is encoded by the coding sequence ATGGACCGGTTGGAGGCCCTCTACGCCGCGTTCAACGCCCGCGACATCGACGGCGTGCTGGCGGCGCTGGCGACCGACGTCGACTGGCCGAACGCGTGGGAGGGCGGCCGGGTCGTCGGGCACGACGCGGTGCGCGACTACTGGACCCGGCAGTGGGCGCAGCTCGCGCCGACCGTCACGCCCGTGCGCACGACGGAGCTGCCCGACGGGCGGGTCGCGGTCGAGGTGGCCCAGGTGGTCCGGGCGCTGGACGGCACCGTGCTGCGCGAGGCGACGGTCCGGCACGTCTACACCTTCCGGAACGGCCTGGTGGCGCGCATGGACGTCGAGGACTGA
- a CDS encoding HIT family protein — translation MASDPCMLCVPEIADREFDRVRLWEDELWRLSAVLRGPIPGFAHLEPRRHIPHITDLDGREAATFGPVLARVTRALRDATAAELTYAYVFGDHVAHLHVNLAPHRAGDALRGGPGLLEPDAADASPAEHAATADAVRALLGG, via the coding sequence GTGGCGTCCGACCCGTGCATGCTGTGCGTCCCGGAGATCGCCGACCGGGAGTTCGATCGCGTCCGCCTCTGGGAGGACGAGTTGTGGCGGCTGTCCGCCGTCCTGCGCGGGCCCATCCCGGGCTTCGCGCACCTGGAGCCGCGGCGGCACATCCCGCACATCACCGATCTCGACGGCAGGGAGGCGGCGACGTTCGGGCCGGTGCTGGCCCGGGTCACGCGGGCCCTGCGCGACGCGACCGCGGCCGAGCTGACCTACGCGTACGTCTTCGGCGACCACGTCGCGCACCTGCACGTCAACCTCGCGCCGCACCGCGCCGGCGACGCGCTGCGCGGAGGCCCCGGTCTGCTCGAGCCCGACGCGGCCGACGCATCGCCTGCCGAGCACGCCGCCACGGCCGACGCCGTCCGCGCGCTGCTGGGCGGCTAG
- a CDS encoding carboxylate-amine ligase — MRTLGIEEELLVVDPGGRPVPLGPEALEVAARRGQGETVEEHDRDDGAEGAHLVPELKAQQVELGTRVCRTLDQVTGELRSWRDRADAAATAAGARVAALATSPVAVEPVRTPGERYDRIHDTFARIAAEQLTCGCHVHVSVDDDEEGVAVLNRIRVWLPVLTALTANSPFWMGTDTGYASYRSQSWSRWPSAGPNGVFADAADYHRLIDDVLATGTAVDTGMVYFDARLSANWPTVEVRVADVALRVEDAVTHAGLVRGLVETAARESRDGRPVPDVRPELVRLAAWRAGRSGLSGELVDPRTGRPAPAAEVVGGLLEHVRPALADAGDEQRVTEGVTELLRRGTGADLQRQVHEQTGDLAAVVRAAVAVTAGNPAPSPDR, encoded by the coding sequence GTGCGCACGCTCGGGATCGAGGAAGAACTGCTCGTCGTCGACCCCGGAGGCCGGCCGGTGCCGCTGGGTCCCGAGGCGCTGGAGGTCGCCGCCCGGCGGGGGCAGGGGGAGACCGTCGAGGAGCACGACCGGGACGACGGCGCGGAGGGCGCGCACCTCGTCCCCGAGCTCAAGGCCCAGCAGGTCGAGCTCGGCACCCGGGTGTGCCGGACCCTCGACCAGGTCACCGGGGAGCTGCGCTCCTGGCGGGACCGCGCCGACGCGGCCGCCACCGCCGCCGGCGCCCGGGTCGCGGCGCTGGCCACCTCACCGGTCGCGGTCGAGCCGGTGCGGACCCCGGGGGAGCGGTACGACCGCATCCACGACACCTTCGCCCGCATCGCCGCCGAGCAGCTGACCTGCGGCTGCCACGTGCACGTCTCGGTCGACGACGACGAGGAGGGCGTCGCCGTCCTCAACCGGATCCGGGTCTGGCTGCCGGTGCTCACCGCGCTGACCGCCAACTCTCCGTTCTGGATGGGCACCGACACCGGCTACGCCAGCTACCGCTCGCAGTCCTGGAGCCGGTGGCCCTCGGCCGGGCCGAACGGGGTGTTCGCCGACGCAGCCGACTACCACCGGCTGATCGACGACGTCCTGGCGACCGGCACCGCCGTCGACACCGGGATGGTCTACTTCGACGCCCGCCTGTCGGCGAACTGGCCGACCGTCGAGGTGCGCGTCGCCGACGTCGCGCTGCGCGTGGAGGACGCCGTCACGCACGCCGGCCTGGTCCGCGGCCTGGTCGAGACCGCCGCCCGCGAATCCCGCGACGGCCGGCCCGTCCCCGACGTCCGCCCGGAGCTCGTGCGGCTGGCCGCCTGGCGGGCCGGCCGCTCGGGCCTGTCCGGCGAGCTGGTCGACCCGCGCACCGGCCGGCCCGCGCCCGCGGCCGAGGTGGTCGGCGGGCTGCTCGAGCACGTGCGCCCGGCGCTGGCCGACGCCGGTGACGAGCAGCGGGTCACCGAGGGCGTCACCGAGCTGCTGCGCCGCGGCACCGGCGCCGACCTGCAGCGCCAGGTGCACGAGCAGACCGGCGACCTGGCCGCCGTGGTGCGGGCCGCCGTCGCCGTCACGGCCGGGAACCCGGCGCCCTCGCCCGACCGTTAG
- a CDS encoding M24 family metallopeptidase: MATDVVPSEKLVSIDRVHAARDVAGELGLDLLVFTPGSDLRYLCGYSAHAMERLTALVVPARGEPFLVVPRLEAPMVDASPAGALGLSVQAWDETDDAFSVLAGEVSQRLGRTPSRVAVGNRTWAEHALGVQRALPGSALELAAPVVDRLRMVKNAAEVEELAAAGAAIDRVHARMAGILRVGRTEAEVGADIAAAILEEGHIGVDFTIVGSGPNGASPHHDVSARVIEAGDVVVVDIGGETATGYRSDCTRTYAVGQAPGPDVAEWYGVLQEAQAAATAAVRPGVTAEEIDAVARRVITDGGYGEYFIHRTGHGIGLDTHEAPYIVEGNDLPLVAGMAFSVEPGIYLPGRCGARIEDIVVCTEDGVQNLNGGPRELVVLPG, translated from the coding sequence GTGGCAACCGACGTCGTGCCGTCCGAAAAGCTGGTGAGCATCGACCGGGTGCACGCCGCCCGCGACGTGGCCGGCGAACTCGGCCTCGACCTGCTCGTCTTCACCCCGGGCTCCGACCTGCGCTACCTGTGCGGCTACTCCGCGCACGCCATGGAGCGGCTGACCGCGCTGGTCGTGCCCGCCCGCGGGGAGCCGTTCCTGGTGGTTCCCCGGCTGGAGGCGCCGATGGTCGACGCCAGCCCGGCCGGTGCGCTCGGCCTGTCCGTGCAGGCCTGGGACGAGACCGACGACGCGTTCTCCGTCCTGGCCGGCGAGGTCTCCCAGCGCCTCGGGCGTACCCCCTCCCGCGTCGCGGTCGGCAACCGGACCTGGGCCGAGCACGCGCTCGGCGTCCAGCGGGCGCTGCCCGGCTCCGCCCTCGAGCTGGCCGCCCCGGTGGTGGACCGGCTGCGGATGGTCAAGAACGCCGCCGAGGTCGAGGAGCTCGCCGCGGCCGGCGCCGCGATCGACCGCGTGCACGCCCGCATGGCCGGGATCCTCCGCGTCGGCCGCACCGAGGCCGAGGTGGGCGCCGACATCGCCGCGGCGATCCTCGAGGAGGGGCACATCGGCGTCGACTTCACCATCGTCGGCTCCGGGCCCAACGGCGCCAGCCCGCACCACGACGTGTCCGCCCGGGTGATCGAGGCCGGCGACGTCGTCGTCGTCGACATCGGCGGCGAGACCGCCACCGGGTACCGCTCCGACTGCACCCGCACCTACGCGGTGGGGCAGGCACCCGGCCCGGACGTCGCCGAGTGGTACGGCGTGCTGCAGGAGGCCCAGGCCGCCGCCACCGCCGCCGTGCGGCCGGGCGTGACCGCGGAGGAGATCGACGCGGTCGCCCGGCGGGTGATCACCGACGGCGGCTACGGCGAGTACTTCATCCACCGCACCGGCCACGGCATCGGCCTGGACACCCACGAGGCGCCCTACATCGTCGAGGGCAACGACCTGCCGCTCGTGGCCGGCATGGCGTTCTCCGTCGAGCCCGGCATCTACCTGCCGGGCCGCTGCGGTGCGCGGATCGAGGACATCGTCGTCTGCACCGAGGACGGCGTCCAGAACCTGAACGGGGGGCCGCGTGAGCTCGTCGTCCTCCCCGGGTGA
- a CDS encoding Rv2578c family radical SAM protein: MDRMRWDAQRLDLMEDGALPGMPTIKGLLRSVQVPEFPGITLHEVRSRSALNAVPPGSAMPFQWTINPYRGCAHACTYCLSGDTPVLMAEGRELPIADLRVGDRIVGTREQGSDRRYVATEVLAHWSTVKPAFAVHLADGTEIVASADHRFLTVSGWKHVAELTDADRFRGGGDDVVGSGPDLQVTAVKALGREIPMFDITTGTGDFIANGVVSHNCFARKTHEWLELDSGKDFDTQIVVKTNLAEVLERELSRPSWRREHVAMGTNTDPYQRAEGRYQLMPGVIRALARSGTPFSILTKGTLARRDLPLLTSAEQDVPIGMGVSMAIWDDELHHALEPGVPTPKARLELVRAITDAGLPCGVFLAPVLPGLTDDEESLDAALGAVAASGATGVTVLALHLRPGAREWFLGWLGRAHPELLPRYRQLYRRGAYVPAEYRDWLTQRVAPLLARHGLDRQRGGSARGVDGEPIRGLPGDADGEFPAGSLPAGAAAAPQRQPEQLSLL; this comes from the coding sequence ATGGATCGCATGCGGTGGGATGCGCAGCGGCTCGACCTGATGGAGGACGGCGCGCTGCCGGGCATGCCGACGATCAAGGGGTTGCTGCGCAGCGTGCAGGTGCCGGAGTTCCCCGGGATCACGCTGCACGAGGTCCGCAGCCGCAGCGCGCTCAACGCCGTCCCACCTGGGTCGGCCATGCCGTTCCAGTGGACCATCAATCCCTATCGCGGATGCGCCCATGCCTGCACCTATTGCCTCAGCGGGGACACACCGGTGCTGATGGCGGAGGGCCGCGAGCTGCCCATCGCCGACCTCCGCGTCGGCGACCGCATCGTGGGCACCCGCGAGCAAGGAAGCGACCGGCGCTACGTCGCCACCGAGGTGCTGGCGCACTGGTCGACGGTCAAGCCGGCATTCGCGGTTCACCTTGCCGACGGCACCGAGATCGTCGCCAGCGCTGATCACCGCTTCCTCACGGTGAGCGGCTGGAAGCACGTGGCCGAGCTGACCGACGCCGACCGGTTCCGCGGTGGTGGTGACGACGTGGTCGGTTCCGGGCCCGACCTCCAGGTGACCGCGGTGAAGGCGCTGGGCCGGGAGATCCCGATGTTCGACATCACCACGGGCACCGGTGACTTCATCGCCAACGGGGTGGTCAGCCACAACTGCTTCGCCCGGAAAACGCATGAATGGCTCGAATTGGATTCCGGCAAGGACTTCGACACCCAGATCGTGGTCAAGACGAACCTGGCCGAGGTGCTGGAACGGGAGCTGAGCCGGCCCTCGTGGCGCCGGGAGCACGTGGCCATGGGCACCAACACCGACCCGTACCAGCGCGCGGAGGGCCGCTACCAGCTCATGCCCGGGGTGATCCGGGCGCTGGCGCGGTCGGGCACGCCGTTCTCGATCCTCACCAAGGGCACGCTGGCCCGCCGCGACCTGCCGCTGCTGACGAGCGCGGAGCAGGACGTCCCGATCGGCATGGGCGTCTCCATGGCCATCTGGGACGACGAGCTGCACCACGCCCTCGAACCGGGGGTGCCGACGCCCAAGGCACGGCTGGAGCTGGTGCGCGCGATCACCGACGCCGGTCTGCCGTGCGGCGTCTTCCTGGCGCCGGTGCTGCCCGGGCTGACCGACGACGAGGAGTCCCTCGACGCCGCGCTCGGCGCCGTCGCGGCATCCGGGGCCACCGGGGTGACCGTGCTCGCGCTGCACCTGCGGCCCGGCGCCCGCGAGTGGTTCCTCGGCTGGCTGGGCCGCGCGCACCCCGAACTGCTGCCGCGCTACCGGCAGCTGTACCGCCGCGGCGCGTACGTGCCGGCCGAGTACCGCGACTGGCTGACCCAGCGGGTCGCGCCGCTGCTGGCCCGGCACGGCCTCGACCGGCAGCGCGGCGGGTCCGCGCGCGGCGTCGACGGCGAGCCGATCCGCGGCCTGCCCGGCGACGCCGACGGCGAGTTCCCCGCGGGCAGCCTGCCGGCGGGCGCGGCCGCGGCACCACAGCGCCAGCCGGAGCAGCTCAGCCTGCTCTGA
- a CDS encoding lysophospholipid acyltransferase family protein, producing the protein MYKATARDVVRRDLFGRAPDPRDRPYRFVIRLALIVFGLFGFRFDVRGSEHVPATGGAIICSNHVSFFDFTFLGLGALPRHRLVRFMAKSAVFGHWFAGPFMRAMRHIPVDRKAGAAAFESAVRALKDGEVVGVFPEATISRSFTVKELKAGAARMAIDAGVPVIPAAVWGGQRIATKGHKVQFRRGVPVTVILGEPLVAEPGEKVQSLLRRTRAAMEELLDQAQRSYPETPAGPDDRWWLPAHLGGTAPKPEDVAALDAVDAAGKGANSRRR; encoded by the coding sequence ATGTACAAGGCCACCGCGCGCGACGTCGTCCGCCGCGACCTCTTCGGTCGGGCTCCCGATCCGCGCGACCGGCCGTACCGGTTCGTCATCCGCCTGGCGCTGATCGTCTTCGGGCTGTTCGGCTTCCGCTTCGACGTGCGCGGCTCCGAGCACGTGCCGGCCACCGGCGGCGCGATCATCTGCAGCAACCACGTCAGCTTCTTCGACTTCACCTTCCTCGGCCTGGGCGCGCTGCCGCGGCACCGGTTGGTGCGGTTCATGGCGAAGTCGGCGGTGTTCGGCCACTGGTTCGCCGGGCCGTTCATGCGCGCGATGCGGCACATCCCGGTCGACCGCAAGGCCGGCGCCGCGGCGTTCGAGTCCGCCGTCCGGGCGCTCAAGGACGGCGAGGTGGTCGGCGTCTTCCCCGAGGCGACGATCAGCCGCAGCTTCACCGTCAAGGAGCTCAAGGCCGGCGCGGCCCGCATGGCCATCGACGCCGGCGTCCCGGTGATCCCGGCCGCCGTCTGGGGCGGGCAGCGGATCGCCACCAAGGGCCACAAGGTGCAGTTCCGCCGCGGGGTGCCGGTCACCGTGATCCTCGGCGAGCCGCTGGTCGCCGAGCCGGGGGAGAAGGTGCAGTCGCTGCTGCGGCGCACCAGGGCCGCCATGGAAGAGCTGCTCGACCAGGCGCAGCGCAGCTACCCCGAGACCCCGGCCGGGCCGGACGACCGCTGGTGGCTGCCCGCGCACCTCGGCGGCACCGCCCCGAAGCCCGAGGACGTCGCCGCGCTGGACGCCGTCGACGCGGCCGGCAAGGGCGCGAACAGCCGCCGCCGCTGA
- a CDS encoding GNAT family N-acetyltransferase: MTSPAGELLRTARLRLRAWTTSESDVARLADIYGRDEVTRWIGGPPKVPPAELPARWAAVHAQDERFGCWAIERDDGVVAGTVLFKPLPDGVGEVEVGWHLHPDSWGHGYATEAARAVVERGFEAGLPEVYAVVRPGNEPSMAVCRRLGMEPLGRMVRWYDVELEAFRLMAPEVVD, translated from the coding sequence ATGACGTCCCCGGCCGGTGAGTTGCTGCGCACCGCGCGGCTGCGCCTGCGGGCCTGGACCACGTCGGAGTCCGACGTCGCCCGGCTCGCGGACATCTACGGCCGCGACGAGGTGACCCGCTGGATCGGCGGGCCTCCCAAGGTGCCGCCGGCCGAGCTGCCGGCCCGCTGGGCGGCGGTCCACGCGCAGGACGAGCGTTTCGGCTGCTGGGCGATCGAGCGGGACGACGGTGTCGTCGCCGGCACCGTGCTGTTCAAGCCGCTGCCCGACGGGGTCGGTGAGGTCGAGGTCGGCTGGCACCTGCACCCGGACAGCTGGGGGCACGGCTACGCGACCGAGGCCGCCCGGGCCGTCGTCGAGCGCGGATTCGAGGCCGGCCTGCCCGAGGTCTACGCCGTCGTGCGCCCGGGCAACGAGCCGTCGATGGCGGTCTGCCGGCGGCTGGGTATGGAGCCCCTCGGCCGGATGGTGCGGTGGTACGACGTCGAGCTGGAGGCGTTCCGGCTGATGGCCCCCGAGGTCGTCGACTGA
- a CDS encoding lipase maturation factor family protein, with protein MDWLSDPGSWTSRLVLTRGLALVYLVAFLVALRQFRPLLGSHGMLPIPRYTARVPFRSKPSVFGLHYSDRFFAGCCWAGLLLSAAALAGLVERLPLWAWMVVWALLWALYLSIVNVGQTWYGFGWETLLCEAGFLAIFLGPAGVAPPTLVLWLLRWLLFRLEFGAGLIKLRGDRCWRDLTCLRYHHETQPMPNPASRWFHLLPPRLHTVETLANHATQLVVVWGLLAPQPVATVAATVVIVTQGYLIVSGNFSWLNWLTLVLATSVVDGRVWTAVLHVSPPRDLASPVWFTALVAVVAAGLLGLSWRPARNLVSRRQLMNASFDPLHLVNTYGAFGSVSRIRYEVVVEGTDDLLAGPDAVWREYEFRGKPGNVHRRPPQVAPYHLRLDWLMWFVGIDPGYGGRWLPVFLRRLLEGDRATLRLLRRSPFPPDAPPRWVRVRLYRYRFTTRAEKRETGAWWVRTPVGIAVDPVSLDDVGPLPSAR; from the coding sequence GTGGACTGGCTCTCCGACCCCGGCTCCTGGACCAGCCGGCTGGTGCTCACCCGCGGCCTCGCGCTGGTGTACCTCGTGGCCTTCCTCGTCGCGCTGCGCCAGTTCCGCCCGCTGCTCGGCAGCCACGGCATGCTGCCGATCCCCCGCTACACCGCCCGGGTGCCCTTCCGCAGCAAGCCGAGCGTGTTCGGTCTGCACTACTCCGACCGGTTCTTCGCCGGCTGCTGCTGGGCCGGGCTGCTGCTGTCGGCGGCGGCGCTGGCCGGGCTGGTCGAGCGGCTGCCGTTGTGGGCCTGGATGGTCGTCTGGGCGCTGCTGTGGGCGCTGTACCTGTCGATCGTCAACGTCGGGCAGACCTGGTACGGCTTCGGCTGGGAGACCCTGCTGTGCGAGGCCGGGTTCCTGGCGATCTTCCTCGGGCCGGCCGGCGTCGCCCCGCCGACCCTCGTGCTCTGGCTGCTGCGCTGGCTGCTGTTCCGGCTGGAGTTCGGCGCCGGGCTGATCAAGCTCCGCGGCGACCGCTGCTGGCGGGATCTGACCTGCCTGCGCTACCACCACGAGACCCAGCCGATGCCCAACCCGGCCAGCCGCTGGTTCCACCTGCTGCCGCCGCGGCTGCACACCGTCGAGACGCTGGCCAACCACGCCACCCAGCTCGTCGTCGTGTGGGGTCTGCTGGCCCCGCAGCCGGTCGCGACGGTCGCGGCCACCGTCGTGATCGTCACCCAGGGCTACCTGATCGTGTCCGGCAACTTCTCCTGGCTGAACTGGCTCACCCTGGTGCTGGCCACCTCCGTCGTGGACGGCCGGGTGTGGACGGCGGTCCTGCACGTCTCGCCGCCCCGTGACCTGGCCTCGCCGGTCTGGTTCACCGCGCTGGTCGCGGTCGTCGCGGCGGGGCTGCTGGGCCTGTCCTGGCGGCCGGCGCGCAACCTGGTCTCCCGCCGGCAGCTGATGAACGCCAGCTTCGACCCGCTGCACCTGGTCAACACCTACGGCGCGTTCGGATCGGTCAGCCGGATCCGGTACGAGGTGGTCGTGGAGGGCACCGACGACCTGCTCGCCGGGCCGGACGCCGTGTGGCGGGAGTACGAGTTCCGCGGCAAGCCCGGGAACGTGCACCGGCGGCCGCCGCAGGTCGCGCCCTACCACCTGCGGCTGGACTGGCTGATGTGGTTCGTCGGGATCGACCCCGGCTACGGCGGGCGCTGGCTGCCGGTCTTCCTGCGGCGCCTGCTCGAAGGCGACCGGGCCACGCTGCGGCTGCTGCGCCGCTCGCCGTTCCCGCCGGACGCGCCGCCGCGCTGGGTACGGGTGCGGCTGTACCGCTACCGGTTCACCACGCGGGCCGAGAAGCGCGAGACCGGGGCCTGGTGGGTGCGCACGCCGGTGGGCATCGCCGTCGACCCGGTGTCGCTGGACGACGTGGGCCCGTTACCGTCCGCCCGGTGA